The Arachis ipaensis cultivar K30076 chromosome B07, Araip1.1, whole genome shotgun sequence genomic interval NNNNNNNNNNNNNNNNNNNNNNNNNNNNNNNNNNNNNNNNNNNNNNNNNNNNNNNNNNNNNNNNNNNNNNNNNNNNNNNNNNNNNNNNNNNNNNNNNNNNNNNNNNNNNNNNNNNNNNNNNNNNNNNNNNNNNNNNNNNNNNNNNNNNNNNNNNNNNNNNNNNNNNNNNNNNNNNNNNNNNNNNNNNNNNNNNNNNNNNNNNNNNNNNNNNNNNNNNNNNNNNNNNNNNNNNNNNNNNNNNNNNNNNNNNNNNNNNNNNNNNNNNNNNNNNNNNNNNNNNNNNNNNNNNNNNNNNNNNNNNNNNNNNNNNNNNNNNNNNNNNNNNNNNNNNNNNNNNNNNNNNNNNNNNNNNNNNNNNNNNNNNNNNNNNNNNNNNNNNNNNNNNNNNNNNNNNNNNNNNNNNNNNNNNNNNNNNNNNNNNNNNNNNNNNNNNNNNNNNNNNNNNNNNNNNNNNNNNNNNNNNNNNNNNNNNNNNNNNNNNNNNNNNNNNNNNNNNNNNNNNNNNNNNNNNNNNNNNNNNNNNNNNNNNNNNNNNNNNNNNNNNNNNNNNNNNNNNNNNNNNNNNNNNNNNNNNNNNNNNNNNNNNNNNNNNNNNNNNNNNNNNNNNNNNNNNNNNNNNNNNNNNNNNNNNNNNNNNNNNNNNNNNNNNNNNNNNNNNNNNNNNNNNNNNNNNNNNNNNNNNNNNNNNNNNNNNNNNNNNNNNNNNNNNNNNNNNNNNNNNNNNNNNNNNNNNNNNNNNNNNNNNNNNNNNNNNNNNNNNNNNNNNNNNNNNNNNNNNNNNNNNNNNNNNNNNNNNNNNNNNNNNNNNNNNNNNNNNNNNNNNNNNNNNNNNNNNNNNNNNNNNNNNNNNNNNNNNNNNNNNNNNNNNNNNNNNNNNNNNNNNNNNNNNNNNNNNNNNNNNNNNNNNNNNNNNNNNNNNNNNNNNNNNNNNNNNNNNNNNNNNNNNNNNNNNNNNNNNNNNNNNNNNNNNNNNNNNNNNNNNNNNNNNNNNNNNNNNNNNNNNNNNNNNNNNNNNNNNNNNNNNNNNNNNNNNNNNNNNNNNNNNNNNNNNNNNNNNNNNNNNNNNNNNNNNNNNNNNNNNNNNNNNNNNNNNNNNNNNNNNNNNNNNNNNNNNNNNNNNNNNNNNNNNNNNNNNNNNNNNNNNNNNNNNNNNNNNNNNNNNNNNNNNNNNNNNNNNNNNNNNNNNNNNNNNNNNNNNNNNNNNNNNNNNNNNNNNNNNNNNNNNNNNNNNNNNNNNNNNNNNNNNNNNNNNNNNNNNNNNNNNNNNNNNNNNNNNNNNNNNNNNNNNNNNNNNNNNNNNNNNNNNNNNNNNNNNNNNNNNNNNNNNNNNNNNNNNNNNNNNNNNNNNNNNNNNNNNNNNNNNNNNNNNNNNNNNNNNNNNNNNNNNNNNNNNNNNNNNNNNNNNNNNNNNNNNNNNNNNNNNNNNNNNNNNNNNNNNNNNNNNNNNNNNNNNNNNNNNNNNNNNNNNNNNNNNNNNNNNNNNNNNNNNNNNNNNNNNNNNNNNNNNNNNNNNNNNNNNNNNNNNNNNNNNNNNNNNNNNNNNNNNNNNNNNNNNNNNNNNNNNNNNNNNNNNNNNNNNNNNNNNNNNNNNNNNNNNNNNNNNNNNNNNNNNNNNNNNNNNNNNNNNNNNNNNNNNNNNNNNNNNNNNNNNNNNNNNNNNNNNNNNNNNNNNNNNNNNNNNNNNNNNNNNNNNNNNNNNNNNNNNNNNNNNNNNNNNNNNNNNNNNNNNNNNNNNNNNNNNNNNNNNNNNNNNNNNNNNNNNNNNNNNNNNNNNNNNNNNNNNNNNNNNNNNNNNNNNNNNNNNNNNNNNNNNNNNNNNNNNNNNNNNNNNNNNNNNNNNNNNNNNNNNNNNNNNNNNNNNNNNNNNNNNNNNNNNNNNNNNNNNNNNNNNNNNNNNNNNNNNNNNNNNNNNNNNNNNNNNNNNNNNNNNNNNNNNNNNNNNNNNNNNNNNNNNNNNNNNNNNNNNNNNNNNNNNNNNNNNNNNNNNNNNNNNNNNNNNNNNNNNNNNNNNNNNNNNNNNNNNNNNNNNNNNNNNNNNNNNNNNNNNNNNNNNNNNNNNNNNNNNNNTCtcccaagaacatatatgaataCATAGGGCCAAGGTGATAAGATGATTcataaactctaccaattcaaatatcagaATGGAGtgtaaacaacttgcaagaagaaagcttgtgaaagcagggaacaaggcgttgagcatcgaacccttaccggaagtgtatccactctagttgctcaagtgtataggattgatcactcaattcccctctaatcatgctttctaaaatttgtttttcatctaacaatcaacagttattcggtgtatgcatacatttatcatagagcttatccataggttgtaatagggctagggtaaaggtaaggatgcatatggtcaagtgagcttgaaatttgaatctttgattaacctaagctttcaccaaACAcgtataacaacctatacaattctaatacaacacctagctacccataattcttacttttttcacacactcatgcattcttttcaatcacaacacatatgcgttattattattattattattattattattattattattattattattattattattattattattattattattattattattattattattattattattattattattattattattattattattattattattattattattattattattattattattattattattattattattattattattattattattattgatgaaCTTTcttttgggacattttgtcccctttttattacttctttttcttttcctttttttccctttttttttcttttatttttcatttttttcaataaaatatatacaaaagtgtcaatgcatatggtttaaacattcaatgcatgagtatgtacccaattctcaagattttcaaaaaattacaaaatacacttttatctcacccaatgttcccaaacttCCATACTTAAAATGAtatacactctcactagcctaagtgaaaaacaataaatgtcctttgtTTTAAAATGATATACTTAAATCCCccgttatgtgttcttagctcaaaaacatgttccacaatatataattcaagcaagttcaatgaaaaaatttttttactcaaatcaattggggtgccttatagataaatttcttggaaaattttattattttgactaagcttattatatatatgcaataccaaaaaaatgcaataaactaaaaaaaatgcaactaagaattctAAATGACATAGtaataatagaaaaattaaaatgtgaaagtgttgagattagaacttttcacccaaaaatgGCCgattcggtcggacgacctctttacacttaaaagtttgcaccgtcctcggtgcattcaaagatgagcaagggggtacggcgactacatgggttgccaccttcagctggtggatcaaccagcTACTGCATGTTCTTTCTCCTGCTTCCCTTGTTACTTATGGTGAATcatccatgaaaaatagaaaataacgccgtaagatgagaaaatgcaaaagcaaggaagcgtagattgttggaatgaggtaaaaatCACTAGAATAAAGTGTGTCAATTAATGTGACATTAAGGAAAaatagtgtgtgagttctaagttgcatgcagtttagaacacacacactggtaggaaaagctatgtcacaagtatacaaaagaaagcatacacttcactcattctagtgtgcttgaaatacttcaaagaaaacttgtaggttaagacaaataaacaagcaataaagaagcatgaaattaCTCAAGCCAATAATCGAGCAATTGTGAAGTGGATATTGAATGGACATTGGTTGATGTGTAAGAGATTTCAATGCAACAGAGAAAATATAGAACTCACACACCAATCAATGATATATATTGAATTTTGTTGTTTGCATCACCTAATTGACATAAAGTGGGATACATGGTTGCTATGCAACTTAGGAAAATCGAGATAGAAGTTAAAATccatcacatagcaagcatggtccacaaagcttaaaaagctcaaaaatatgtcaatAGGTAAGCTTACCATCCACATTCTCAATGAACTAAATAAAGATCAATCATAAACCAGCATCACCAAACAAAAAAAGTATTGACAAtacacaattgcctaacaataaaTAGTtaattcaaattacatggtggccaaaacatgcaatttaaaagATTTAGAGTGCTTTGAAGGTAATTCATATGTATTTGGTATTCAAAAGATATTAAGCATGAAGAATTCAAAATCAAGTAACAAagtataacctcaacaaagaaatccaataatgaatatcaacaacaatgatgatgctaaaatagcatccTATCAGTAATCAATAGCAATTAACAGCAAGAATCCAATACTTACcaccaaaatagaaaattaaactaactaactaactaactaaagaaAATGGTGGTGGTAGATGATAGCTGGAgaggggaagaagagaagagaagagaaaagaagaaaagaaatggaaagaagagaagagaagagatgtGTGAAACAGGGATACTCCACGCGTAAGTGTGGAATGGGCGAAGGGGGtctgacgcgtatgcgtctggCAGGTGTACGCATGGAAGGGAAAAATagagggtgacgcgtacgcgtcgagcaTGTGTACACATGGGACAAAATTGTCCTAAATGCACAGTGTCTGTACGCTTTGCGTAGAACTCTCCGTTTGGAGTTATGCAGCAGCAGCACTCACGCACCATTCCCGCATGGTGGTTTTtcgggggtcacgcgtacgcgtcaggcacgcgcactacaaaaaattatgataaaaacggcaattttttttggtatttacggcggtttgaaccgccattattaccaagaATGGCGGTTTCGTTAAGTGAcgtaattctgggcgccattctggttattacggcggttttctgaaaaccgccACAATTGCATTTTGattggttaaaacggcggttcaaactgccattatttccagggttaaaatggcggtttttagataggttaaaacggcagtttgaaccgccattattaccctgacaAAGTGGCGTTTTagttggttaaaacggcatttttgaaccgccatttttagACTGACAATagcattttggttggttaaaatggcatttttgaaccgccgttttacaCTGACAGCgacattttttatcgtttaaaaaaataatttttaccgtcatttttatcgcgttaaataaataattttgtgattaaaatttcacaatagcaaaaaatcataatccataaatgaaatattatataactcataaataaaatattaatataatatataattttttattattaaaaatcaaaagtaataactcctATACAAAACCTTGTCTTACTAAACTTACCAAAATACAAGCATTGCAATAAACACTAATCAGTCAAATCTACCATCCAGTTTCCTAAACTATGTTAATATCTAATAATGTATTTAAACCATCTAATAAGTGCTGTTTTTACTACTTAGAATATGAATATACAAGACAAGTAGCTTAGCTAAGTGATAATGAATAAGATTTGGAGGCCAAAAATTTCCTCCTTTTgtaattaactttaaaacaagCCTGTCTTAGTTTCTTGGTCTCTTGTGTGAGTTTCATCCTGGTAACTTGCTCCAACATCTTTGTTTCTTGCTCCAACACTCCATTTTCATTATCCAAACTCATCTCTTACAAAAATTTTTAGGAACCACTCCTGTCAGGGAATTTCTATCAAGCCGGCTATTAGAAATTGAAATTATAACAAAGAAAAGATGTcgttagaaataatatatatctAGTCAAATaatataaagagaaaaaataaaattagattggTAGACCTGTCGCATTTTCTTTTTACCTACAATACATTTGTTCATTATCTTCTatcaagaagaaaatattttccaTTATCAGCTCTGCAATTACCCCCCTTTAGTTTGTATTTCTTTcaagaattaaaaattgaaaagttAAAATGAGAGGAAACCAAAGCATACAAGATGCATCGAAGGTATGCACACAAAGTAATTTATCAAATTCATCCATTTAAGAAAGGACATGCATTATTTTGAAACACTAGTATAAATCTCATTGCAGCAAAGTGAAGTCATACTTGATATAGCAATCATGGCTTTTCCATTGGGTCTAGAAGAAGCACGTGTTGGAGGAGAGAGCAAATTGCTGAAGATTTTGGCCCTTTCATGCATACATTGTCCAACAGCACACTGAAAGGTTTATGACCAAGGGAATTAGCTAAAGAGAAGTTTCTGGGAAACAAATATATTAATGCATACCAAAAACAAGGTATATATATATTGCTTCTGATATATATTAAAACATTGAAACTCACCAACAAGGCCCCATATACTTGCCATGCTTCCTGCCTCTTTGTTTCATTTCTCTGTTTCTCTGGTTGCATTTCCGGCTCAAGGAGAAGCAAATATGGCTCAAGGTTTGGAAGTATAAACAAGCGAATCTATTCAAAGCGAAGAAGAATTATACAATCATAGTATTACCTTTAATTAAGTAAATTGATCACAATAGGCTACTTCCTAACCATCACATTAAAAACTTAAATagtatttcaaaaaaattataagaaaattataataattacctcttttaaataataattttgtaGCAGTCACAGTAGATTTGTGAGGGCGATTCCCaggttattatttttctttagtttattttttttaatttacaagcACCACCCAAAATAGTAAACTAACTTAAGCTAAAAATTTTCACATTAAACTAAACTcacttataataaaaatttacaGTTAACAAACCCTCTAGAATATGCTTCTAGAAGATCAAACACAAGGAATGGCTGTGCACTAACCTGAAACATTCAAGTGAGATATGTTTAAGTTTATAAATAAAAACTAAGGAaataaagaataataataatagttttttaaataataaaaacctATGTACATACGTAATATTTAAGATCATAATTCAAAGGGTCATTGAGAAAGTATTGGAACTGCAAAGCATAAGACAAAGTGATTATGAACTAATTATAGGGGCACAAATGAGAATATAAACAATGATTAATAAACAATGCCAAAATCAGTAACATAGGCACAAAATGAGAatataaaaaaatacacaaatcATGTCAATTATATCTGCTAAAGAGATGGGCACAAAACAACTTAATGAAAAATTATAGTATTCTCATTCGGTGGCCATAGATCAACGAGCTAAGAAAACTTTACAACCAATTTTCAGGGAAAAATTTCAAATTAGTAGAATGCAAACATTAACTTGTATGGAAGTGCAATTCTAGAACATTAACTTCACTGTGGCACTCAGAGTCCTCAGTTTCTTGTCTTTTTCACTTCAAACTTTGGTTTGGGTTGCCCGAAATTCTCTGCACCATTGCCAAAGCAAACAGATGAAGATAACCATTTAAGTCTTTTCATCTTTTAAGTATATATATCCCCCTCTTcatttggattttctaacaaattcaaatcttaataaaaaaatgacagttaattttatttatgttcAGATTGTATTGAAAAGATATTtcatataaagaaaaataataattgaataCTTCTGATAAATCATGAACCTACCAGATAGATGACAAAATTAGAGTTTGGTGTGATAATTTGAAGTTGATTATGGTAAGTAACATAGGACATAAGAAACAGAAAAAAAGGGGGCCAAGATTTTCTGATAGGCAGAAGCAATAGT includes:
- the LOC107609183 gene encoding uncharacterized protein LOC107609183 isoform X11 → MCKREKLMDSVCSEFQGKLNILFQYFLNDPLNYDLKYYIRLFILPNLEPYLLLLEPEMQPEKQRNETKRQEACRLDRNSLTGVVPKNFCKR
- the LOC107609183 gene encoding transcription initiation factor TFIID subunit 6b isoform X7 — translated: MCKREKLMDSVCSEFQGKLNILFQYFLNDPLNYDLKYYIRLFILPNLEPYLLLLEPEMQPEKQRNETKRQEAWQVYGALLCAVGQCMHERAKIFSNLLSPPTRASSRPNGKAMIAISNEFG
- the LOC107609183 gene encoding transcription initiation factor TFIID subunit 6 isoform X2, producing the protein MDSVCSEFQGKLNILFQYFLNDPLNYDLKYYIRLFILPNLEPYLLLLEPEMQPEKQRNETKRQEAWQVYGALLCAVGQCMHERAKIFSNLLSPPTRASSRPNGKAMIAISKLIMENIFFLIEDNEQMYCSRLDRNSLTGVVPKNFCKR
- the LOC107609183 gene encoding transcription initiation factor TFIID subunit 6b isoform X3; translation: MCKREKLMDSVCSEFQGKLNILIRLFILPNLEPYLLLLEPEMQPEKQRNETKRQEAWQVYGALLCAVGQCMHERAKIFSNLLSPPTRASSRPNGKAMIAISKLIMENIFFLIEDNEQMYCSRLDRNSLTGVVPKNFCKR
- the LOC107609183 gene encoding transcription initiation factor TFIID subunit 6b isoform X6; the encoded protein is MCKREKLMDSVCSEFQGKLNILFQYFLNDPLNYDLKYYIRLFILPNLEPYLLLLEPEMQPEKQRNETKRQEAWQVYGALLCAVGQCMHERAKIFSNLLSPPTRASSRPNGKAMIAISTGLIEIP
- the LOC107609183 gene encoding transcription initiation factor TFIID subunit 6b isoform X5 — translated: MCKREKLMDSVCSEFQGKLNILFQYFLNDPLNYDLKYYIRLFILPNLEPYLLLLEPEMQPEKQRNETKRQEAWQVYGALLCAVGQCMHERAKIFSNLLSPPTRASSRPNGKAMIAISRVVPKNFCKR
- the LOC107609183 gene encoding uncharacterized protein LOC107609183 isoform X9, producing MCKREKLMDSVCSEFQGKLNILFQYFLNDPLNYDLKYYIRLFILPNLEPYLLLLEPEMQPEKQRNETKRQEACVLLDNVCMKGPKSSAICSLLQHVLLLDPMEKP
- the LOC107609183 gene encoding uncharacterized protein LOC107609183 isoform X1; translated protein: MCKREKLMDSVCSEFQGKLNILFQYFLNDPLNYDLKYYIRLFILPNLEPYLLLLEPEMQPEKQRNETKRQEAWQVYGALLCAVGQCMHERAKIFSNLLSPPTRASSRPNGKAMIAISKLIMENIFFLIEDNEQMYCSRLDRNSLTGVVPKNFCKR
- the LOC107609183 gene encoding transcription initiation factor TFIID subunit 6b isoform X10; translated protein: MQPEKQRNETKRQEAWQVYGALLCAVGQCMHERAKIFSNLLSPPTRASSRPNGKAMIAISKLIMENIFFLIEDNEQMYCSRLDRNSLTGVVPKNFCKR
- the LOC107609183 gene encoding transcription initiation factor TFIID subunit 6b isoform X4, whose protein sequence is MDSVCSEFQGKLNILIRLFILPNLEPYLLLLEPEMQPEKQRNETKRQEAWQVYGALLCAVGQCMHERAKIFSNLLSPPTRASSRPNGKAMIAISKLIMENIFFLIEDNEQMYCSRLDRNSLTGVVPKNFCKR
- the LOC107609183 gene encoding transcription initiation factor TFIID subunit 6b isoform X8 is translated as MCKREKLMDSVCSEFQGKLNILFQYFLNDPLNYDLKYYIRLFILPNLEPYLLLLEPEMQPEKQRNETKRQEAWQVYGALLCAVGQCMHERAKIFSNLLSPPTRASSRPNGKAMIAISKIP